A stretch of Manis javanica isolate MJ-LG chromosome 1, MJ_LKY, whole genome shotgun sequence DNA encodes these proteins:
- the POLE4 gene encoding DNA polymerase epsilon subunit 4 isoform X3, translating to MRAERGRRHMRTHSAAARSTLGARMAAAVAGSGTPREEEGPSGEAAAPQPQAPTGAPGPRLSRLPLARVKALVKADPDVTLAGQEAIFILARAAELFVETIAKDAYCCAQQGKRKTLQRRDLDNAIEAVDEFAFLEGTLD from the exons ATGCGCGCGGAGAGGGGCCGGCGCCACATGCGCACGCATTCGGCGGCCGCGCGCAGCACGCTCGGCGCGCGGATGGCGGCGGCGGTGGCTGGGAGCGGGACGCCCCGGGAGGAGGAGGGGCCCAGTGGGGAGGCAGCGGCTCCGCAGCCCCAAGCCCCGACTGGTGCGCCCGGGCCTCGTCTCTCGAGGCTGCCTCTGGCGCGAGTGAAGGCCTTGGTGAAGGCAGACCCCGACGTAACCCTCGCGGGACAGGAAGCCATCTTCATTCTTGCACGAGCCGCG gaGTTGTTTGTGGAGACCATAGCTAAAGATGCTTACTGCTGTGCTcaacaaggaaagaggaaaaccCTCCAGAGGAGAGATTTGG ATAATGCAATAGAAGCTGTGGATGAATTTGCTTTTCTGGAAG GTACTTTGGATTGA
- the POLE4 gene encoding DNA polymerase epsilon subunit 4 isoform X2, protein MRAERGRRHMRTHSAAARSTLGARMAAAVAGSGTPREEEGPSGEAAAPQPQAPTGAPGPRLSRLPLARVKALVKADPDVTLAGQEAIFILARAAELFVETIAKDAYCCAQQGKRKTLQRRDLDNAIEAVDEFAFLEDALPAGS, encoded by the exons ATGCGCGCGGAGAGGGGCCGGCGCCACATGCGCACGCATTCGGCGGCCGCGCGCAGCACGCTCGGCGCGCGGATGGCGGCGGCGGTGGCTGGGAGCGGGACGCCCCGGGAGGAGGAGGGGCCCAGTGGGGAGGCAGCGGCTCCGCAGCCCCAAGCCCCGACTGGTGCGCCCGGGCCTCGTCTCTCGAGGCTGCCTCTGGCGCGAGTGAAGGCCTTGGTGAAGGCAGACCCCGACGTAACCCTCGCGGGACAGGAAGCCATCTTCATTCTTGCACGAGCCGCG gaGTTGTTTGTGGAGACCATAGCTAAAGATGCTTACTGCTGTGCTcaacaaggaaagaggaaaaccCTCCAGAGGAGAGATTTGG ATAATGCAATAGAAGCTGTGGATGAATTTGCTTTTCTGGAAG ATGCCCTCCCTGCAGGCAGCTGA
- the POLE4 gene encoding DNA polymerase epsilon subunit 4 isoform X1, translating into MRAERGRRHMRTHSAAARSTLGARMAAAVAGSGTPREEEGPSGEAAAPQPQAPTGAPGPRLSRLPLARVKALVKADPDVTLAGQEAIFILARAAELFVETIAKDAYCCAQQGKRKTLQRRDLDNAIEAVDEFAFLEACHQNVIPELMGWSLKVFRSSNKCDR; encoded by the exons ATGCGCGCGGAGAGGGGCCGGCGCCACATGCGCACGCATTCGGCGGCCGCGCGCAGCACGCTCGGCGCGCGGATGGCGGCGGCGGTGGCTGGGAGCGGGACGCCCCGGGAGGAGGAGGGGCCCAGTGGGGAGGCAGCGGCTCCGCAGCCCCAAGCCCCGACTGGTGCGCCCGGGCCTCGTCTCTCGAGGCTGCCTCTGGCGCGAGTGAAGGCCTTGGTGAAGGCAGACCCCGACGTAACCCTCGCGGGACAGGAAGCCATCTTCATTCTTGCACGAGCCGCG gaGTTGTTTGTGGAGACCATAGCTAAAGATGCTTACTGCTGTGCTcaacaaggaaagaggaaaaccCTCCAGAGGAGAGATTTGG ATAATGCAATAGAAGCTGTGGATGAATTTGCTTTTCTGGAAG CATGTCACCAGAATGTGATTCCAGAATTGATGGGATGGTCACTTAAGGTCTTCAGAAGTTCAAATAAATGTGATCGTTGA